The Rhododendron vialii isolate Sample 1 chromosome 3a, ASM3025357v1 nucleotide sequence caagaatattctagagcttctagaattagatattttagagtttctaaaatctagatatttatatattcttcaataatatctttcatatatttgggttttgtcaatTGAACTTTTTTGGACTTAACTTTCTTGCGCGAAAatactaaatttattttattcttcaacaacgttaatcataattaatatacaAATAAAAGTACATACACCTAATAATACCAACAAAGTAtgcttacatttttttaaaaaaagtttgtaagatgcaaaatttcaagtctctcaacTCAGGCCTATTACATTAAAGTTTTATGTTCCCTAACAAAGACAAAACACAATCGAAGTATGATTTTTTCTTCTATGCAAGCCCTACGTTGAATTTTCatcaaatggtttgaaagatGCCATAATTCGATCAAATGActtagattaatgcatttgggATTTCGCTTCTTAAAATAAGGTCTGACTTTTTCCCAATAAGTAATTGTAGGATACATATCGAATTAGGATACATGTATAAATCGTAAGATACACAATCGTATCGTACACAACTATGACGGTAAGTATCTTAGAATTTGAGGATACGGTGTATGTCAGGTCaatactttgaagtttgaaggtaGATCATGTATGTTTGTGCTCATCGAACCAATGGAAATTGTGTTTCTATAATTCTTCGCCGTTGTTTTGTTCTCTGCTGATATGACCACTGTAAATTGTGTTTCTATAAATAGTGTTTGGAAATATTTGCATATTTTCCGTCGCATACTCTGTTGGATTAATGAACATGCGGTATCGCGCTGTGTTTGCACCATTGTCTCCCCTGTTAGCTTTGATCTACACAATTACATTTGATTTATCTTCTACGAATTTTAGAATTGTCCCTCTTGAAATTGAGAGTCAGATGCAAGCAATACAGCAGCACGATCTTGTGGCTAATTCGTCACGATAGTTTCCTTCCTTGCTTATTAAAGAGTTGTTACCGTACTGTAGTCAGAACTTCATAATGATAGCTTAGGCCCTTCACTAATAATAGAAATGGGGAAAGGTCACTCCAAGCCGTAGATGCAAAATGTTTCGGGAATAGTTTTGAAGTTTCACCAAGGGCCAGAACAAGAGTAACGAACTAGATAATAAAGAAAATATTCCCTATAAATTCCCAGCTCAAACTAGAAAGAATATGCACTCCACAAACAGGTCTACAAAGCCCACATAGCACAGATTGCACTTAGAATTCATCTCCTTGGAATTGTCTAGGCACAAACTACTGTAAAAAAAGGACATCGGGCACTATACTGACAGCAGAATTCAAGCAACCTTTCTTGTGATCACACCACTGAATTATACTAGAGTTAATGTGTTACAGTGGTCAAATCAGGGCTCACACTGCAGTTTGCTTCTTCTATGTTGGATATTTTGTTCTAAAAGGTGTACTGCTGATACATCTCTGAATTCATCTTTTCTGCTTATGCatatgcacatacatttttgtattatttgtttctcttttttactGATCTTCCTCTCAGAAATCTCATTGACTCCACCAACTAAGAGTCCTATATATCTTATGAAAAGATTACTTAGGACAATGGGGGGTAGGGCTAAAATAGTCCATAAGTCAAGGCTGTGAAATTGAGTGCTATTAGTTGACTTCAATGATACTGTTGATACTGTTTGAGTTCACCTTGAATTTGGATCGTTCTATTGATACTGTTGCCCTTTATGTTCCATTTTCTGAGCGAAGAACAATAGGTGCTACTACTTCATCAACTTTCTGAGCAAAGAAGGAACGTTCTTTCTTTCCcacaaattattttctatggttgattttctctttttctccctcCTCCTAAGTAAGTTCCTTATCTTGTGTTCTCAAGGTTAGTCTCTTTACTTTCTTTAGACTTATTCTCCTGGTTCTTTAGGGACACACAGCAGGAGATATTCAACGCAATGGGATCCATGTACGCGGCAGTTCTGTTTATTGGAGTCACCAAGGGCACTTCTGTCCAACCTGTTTTATCGGGttgaaagatttgtttcgtATAAAGGAAGAGCAGCAGGAATGTATTCAGCTCTATCATTTGCAGTTGCTCAGGTCTCCTTTgtcttttcattgttttttggGTTACATTCTTCAAAACATTTTTGATCTTCTTTGAAAGAATCCATTTCTATGAAATCACCAGAAGAACGTTTTTCACCTAAATAACTCCATGTGAAAGCCAGGAGAATTTGTGTTTTCAGaaccaaaattttgaaatgttatATAAAACTGATTCTGAATTATATCTAGCGTAGACGGCAGGATATGTGGAGGAAGAATAAAAGGAAAGGGATTCAAATGAaacccgccccccccccccccccccccctcctcccTTTTCCTCTAATCCAAGATCCAAATGCAAGGCCCTCAGCTTACTTACCAATTCTGTTTCTACCTTCCTGCATGCCGGTTGCATTTGAGTTTTATGTGCTTGCTCAGACACTTATTTACTGCATAATATTCTACTCTATGGCCTCGTTTAGTGGACATTCGAGAGATTTACTTGCTGCACATTCTTTATGTATTTCACCGTTTTACACTTCGCCTTTTATGGAAGGATGTGCACATTCCATGGCCTCATTGGTGCTCCTTTTTATGTGCTCTGGATCCTATTCAGTGGATTGATGATTCCTCACAAGGTAGTGGATTTATTCTCATGCCCTCCTTTTGTTTCATAATTTCACCACATTGTAGGGATTGTTTTGTTGAAACagttagcaattttttttgtgctcAGCCAGTTAGCAATCTCTTACCGGTTTAATTAGGGTCGTGCACTAGTTAGTGGCTTTTATAGGTTGCTAATCTTTCAATGGAGAGGCCTTGTTTAGTTCAGTCGtcatattgttgaaaatagTTTCGATCACGAATCTAGAAGTTACAAGGTGGTTAAAATTCTAGGTTTATGGGTGAGAGGCACATATCATTGGGTTAAGTGCGCTGAAGTGTACACCTTCGGTTTTGGTTATTGGAGAGTTATTTGCGCGGATGtggtccaaaatttgaaaatggatGACGGCAAAATAAGCGCTTGCACCAATAATGATGACGTTTTTCATTGGCGTTGCAGGACTACGATAGAAACAGTGTGTTATTTTTGACATGAGTACGGAGGTGTTTTGTGTGACACCGCTGCCAAAGATGTACAACACCTCGCCGAGGGTAAATGGACATAGCCTTAGAGGAGGGTAATGGTGTGACCTTACAAGTTTAAGGGACAGGCTTGCGGttgttttttatttctatttttttttcgtgaTTTTGATGGAATAACTTGAATATAACAAGGCCTCTACGCGGGTGCCAATAGGTGTGTTGATTGCGTTTGCAATTTTATACTTGTGTAAAAATAAAGTTAAGGGTAATAAACAACTCTTGAGATCCATCGTAGCACTATCCCTTCTCCATTAAATTTGTGTTCGAATCTAAACCCGTGGTACATTTTATTTTCCCTTGAAATCACGGATTAGGGTAGACAAATAACTAATCAAAGATGGACGCTAGCGAGATTACTCGATGAAAAAAACCGGAAAACCAAATTCATTCACGATTTTGTAAGCACCGAAAGATCGTCAAAATTTGCATTTGCCTGATAACATGTCTCTGTGTTTAGATCAAAACTGGGGAAACATCTAtccatagagagagaaaaattgtCTGAAGATGAGTAATTTTCCAAAGCAGAGCTTTCACGTGAAACGTAAATACAAAGTACGAAGAAAACAGGTGCTTGTGAAAAAAAGGATTATTCTAACCCTAGTCCAAAGGGTGTAGAACAATAGGTGCATTAATATTCGAtaaatgtgtattgatatttaTGAAACTCTATTATTATTCGTGAAATATGTATTAATATCCAAATTTATTTAGAATTATTGGTATGTTATCATTCGCGTAATGGGTGGAGGTTAGTGAGACTGATGAAAAAAAGCTTTTTTGCTCTGAGTCCATTTCAAAAAGAGCTTTAATCAAGTCAGAAACCTAAATTGTTTAAATTCATTATGCATTATAAGctgaatgaatttttttaaattaactaTTACGAACTCAAAATCTAATACAGTAGCTTGATTCGGATGAACCCTAaagccccgttccgctaagcactttttcttttagtacttttggtctttatttaaaaaaatttgcttttgtttgttttgcgccaaatttttgtagattattaattcgtcttatcgaaaagtgtaaaaaaaaaaaaaacattttacttccAGAATATTTgggtagtttttattttttcgattcatcttaatgagatgaattgaaaaactaaaaaaatgaggtgcaaaactaataaacaagaaaaaaatttgaataaaaacaaaatttttttatttttttttagccGAATGGGGCCTAAGTTCAAAGCCCATGTGGCATAGCCACATGATGGCATCGGAGCCGGCCCAGGCACAAGGCCCACAAGACCTGACCAATTTTTGGGgtaccccaatttttttttttagtatttggatTGGGTAGGACTCTTTTTAGGAAATGCTCAGTTTAAATTTCAGAAGTAAAACCCAGTCTCTTGAACATTGATACTGAGGCAATAGGACTTTCTAGTTagattttttgtcttcattgtTTCCTTCAACTAGCGATGTGAAACTATAGGTAAGAGGCTTTGTTTTACAACTTGTTTGTCCCACGTCGACAGAGGAAAGACTCAATTGGCAAAGTGGATTTAATACTATAGTTTTGGCTTTCTCTaactgtttttttgtttcttgtaaaAATTGTCAAGCGTTTATAGCATTATTTTTAGAACAGGTTTTGAGCACTCAAATACCTTGGGTCGGCTTTGGGTGGCATTGGTTTTTTTCCACCACATTGTGCTGAAGCTCAAGACAAAATATATAAACTCCACAATATATGTGGTGAACAGAAAGTTCGGACACAGACACGGACACAGTGACCGCCACTTGGTGCCCCAAGGCCACCTAATCACTCCTGACTTCGTTTAGTATTTACTCTGAaaataggggaaaaaaattgatacagtACCTTCTAGAGTGTGCTTTAAATAGCTCCGCCCTCTTCTCGGAACTCCTCTTTCTCCCCTCTGGACTGCGTGCTGAAGCTCTGAGCACACAGAATCAGAATAGTGCAAATCAGAATCTAATGGtaaattttctctccttttctgAATCTCTACTCGATCCTTGTGTTTTTCCTTGCTCTGATCTCGTTGATTTCGTGTTCTGTTACTTTCGATTAGGGTCTAGGGTTTCTGAGCCCGATCTGTttgtttggacaaaaaaaattgtcaatgagaaagaagaaatcaaTCGAAGTTCTATGGTACTTACGATGGATCCCCGCAGTTGGTAGTTTGTGTGcttaatttttgaactttttatgTGTTTGTTGCAGGCTTTGCCCAACCAACAGACTGTTGATTACCCGAGCTTCAAGCTCGTCATCGTTGGCGATGGTGGAACTGGTATTTTATTACTTGCCTCctttattttgggttgttaaTTCACgttgttatttattttgtcaCATCTTAGAATGAACTACACTAGGAGTGAAACCCACAAACTCGACGCACCTAAGAGTAGCTGAAAAACCGCTGGACCAAGTGCCCCGGTTAATTCACATCGTTAGTGTGGCGAAAACGTTATTCCACTTGAGAGTGAGTCACAGTCTGTCAGTGGGATAATGTTGAGcctctgtttggtgcttcagtTTTTTTCTGCGAACCAAAGTGAAAGTTAAATGTTATACTTGGTAAGGACAGTTTTTGAACTATGTAGAGTGAGCAGTAACAAAATGTTGTGCATTTGGCTTATGTTTCTGGATCATTTCTGTTGTTGTAGGGAAGACGACATTTGTGAAGAGGCATCTCACCGGAGAATTTGAGAAGAAGTATGAACGTAAGTGTCTCCATATTAAAATATTCTCTTTCTTAAGGTTGAATTGTGTAATACTTTTCATGATTGTGGGTGCTTACGTGATGGTTTTGTGGAGACGATAATGCGATTTCAAAATACTTGATAATTTCCTCTGATATTGAGTTCTGTCTTGCATTTTGCATTGTTTTATCACCATACACCCATGTTACTAATgattgggttttgggttttgtttgaaATAGCAACCATTGGTGTGGAAGTTCACCCTCTGGACTTCTTCACAAACTGTGGGAAGATCCGATTTTATTGCTGGGATACTGCAGGGGAAGGAAAATTCGGTGGTCTGAGAGATGGTTACTAGTAAGTGTTTGCGACGTAGCTAGCAATCGGTTCTTAGTTACAATATTGAACCCTGCCTATTCTGGTATCTATGTATgtttttcatttggattttatGGGGTTGCATACTGTGTGGGAAAGTTTGATTCAATGCTTTGTCACATATTGGTCAAAATATCTTGAGAATTTTGCCCCTTTTCAAGCCTTGGTTGGCGTAGCATGCTAACAGCAAATTCCAAAGAGAGGAGATAAGGAGATTTTTTTGCATGATGCTAGGGTAGGGACGGAGCCTGAAGAGTCCACAAATGGCTCCTGATTAAGTAGCAATCGCATATAGAGTTTCACCCAAAGTTCTATTTTTTAATTAGTATTTCCCTATGCTTAACAAAATATGTACTTGGGGAACCCAGCACCCAATGGCCTAACCAAAATGGTGGACTCGACCTTTGGGCTTAGCCCAGTTGGTCATGTAGCCGCCTTTTCGCGTGAGAGGTCTCGGATTCGATTTATGGAGAGGAGATCAACTCCTTGGTGGTTTTTATTAACTACTACTAGTAACTAGTACAAAAAGGGGTTGGGGACTCATCAGTGAACAGGTCCCAACTAATGCATTAAATGATTGGTGGAAAAACATGACACAAGTCAAACCCTAACCTTGGTCCTTATACTAGTTTATGGACTAAAATGCTTAGCAGCATAAGGAGATGGTTCGGCGCTGCTGTCGGTAGATCGTCTGTATGATATTGATCGATACCAATATTATTTCTGAATGCTTAGCGAAGGGTCAATGCTCAGCGGGGTCAATTCCCGGTGAAGTTGATTGTTGTGAAAATTATAGGTTTGCTCTCAATGCTTAAGTGAAGGGTCAATAAATGTTGAAATTTGAAACTTCGCAATCAAAAGTACTCTCCCTATTCTggtttaccttctttttttaaatgtttttatcttaatttttaaatataatgaaaataaaaaatattttttttgattttttttgcaccgtataaaatatctcaataagatctattaaacaagatccatattgatagaaaaattatttgcataaatacataatttttgagcttgaaattaccttttttttcaaaaaatactttttccaGAAATCCGAACTCCCATCACATGGATCATCAATTAATGGGGAAGGCCAACAGTACTTATGCCCCGTTCCacatttcaaaataagtacttaaaaaataaaaatttattttaaaatttaaaaataacgaatttacgaaaataaattttcaatttttttgcagggtttgatagatcaaacaagatctatattgcatattttttttatttcagtaaatctattatttttagcttgaaaattacaaataaatacttattttttaaggggtaAACCAAAACACCACATTAACCCTATTAATGAACaagtacatatatgtatgttgAATTAATGACTTGTTTTcaacttgaaattgaaaaacgATTATGGTAGAGTTGCTCACCAATCGCTAGTAATGTCGTCATGCCAGTGTGTTTAgcaagtaattattttttacccAATAAGAACCCGTGTTCCActaacttttttcctttttatttctaCCTCCAAGATCTGTGCCTTTTTTTTGATTGTTTgcatctttcaatttataatgaatTTCATGATTTTGCGAACTtcgtataataaaactaattgaaattctattaaacaatattcatattgcatattttttaagattcatattgaaagatttaagcaataaaaaatgacaCACCGAATAAGTACTTGTTTCTTAAGAACCCTTAGTGGAACAATAAATTCTTATTTCCCCTTCCAAAgactcaaaataagtactttatttttaaggggtcttaggccccgtttcagaaatcttcttaaaaaataagtacttattttggaacttctcaaagaaaaataagaagggttgttccacaAAATctaaataagcagtttatttcacattttcaaactcaaaaataatgtaaatgaaaaataatttttcattttttttttttgcatcgtattaaaaatctcaatgagatctattaaacaagatccatattgacagaaaaattatttgcgcaAGTATAtggtttttgagcttgaaattgccttcttaaaaaataagtatttattcacCCTTTTGATGAACAtaccttattattagacaaaaaataagttcttgaAACCCGTTCTAGAACGGGGAATGAGGTTAGATATGTGTGCAACTTGTGTGTAAAACAGTGTAAGCAGGACTGCGGCTCAAAAATTTGAATCTTAAAGCGACAGTTTGAAGTTGGGCCTATGATCACTTTTCTTACGTAGCACTGTGGtgtgaattttttattatttaaaattgATTTCCCTAACGTTTTGAGATTCAATCGTTTTTAATTGAAATTTGTTTACTTGAATTCTGTTAATAATTCCTTTTGAATTGATGGTATAGCCTGTCCCcttaataatttctttttacCATTGTAAAACTTGCgtaattatttgcgtaaacacatgattttggagcttgaaattacattttttttcttctaaaagttcttttttttagaaaccggaacggCACCTatcacattttttaaaatcttgtttTCGCAAATGCGAAATTACATGAAATAATCATCCTTTTGTTGTATGAGTATGttcaaattaattatttttcactttggaaaaattaaaagtaaCAATTTTGACGTAGGGGCCTTAAGAAAATGGGGCCTGAAGTAAAGGTTTGGTGAAGCCGGCCCTGTGAGTGAGTTAGTGCAGACAACTAGGATGTTTAGCGTGGATTGGCGCATGACGGTGTGACGACATTTACCTATTGTAGTCGAATGCATTAACACTAGTTGTTGACTTTTGGTGGTCAATCTATAGGAGACCAGCTCTACGTGGATCTCTCATTAGTGGAaggtacccaaaaaaatttggtgcaaaactaacaaatgcgaaattttttttaaataaagacaattttcaggtttaagttaaattcaagaGAACGGAGCCAAACAAATATCATACTCAATGTGTGCATGCCTTTAAATTCAAATTCCAGGGGCTTTCACACGATAGACATATGATCAGTCACAGGAGACTGTGAGAAAGATTATAGGAATTAATTTGGGGATACTTAAAGAATCATCCTAGAacctgtagggggatgaaaacaatcgatgccttctgatcaactggattgcaacggctttctcgtgcctcttcaccggaaccctaattcgtcgtcggaaccctaatctgcaaaatagacagggggtgaacgcacctctgcctctcgtggcaaaggcattccgatgcctttgttagtatcacgtactagcaatcaaaccctaattatcagtaggaaagcaagaatgcaaagtattgcgtaccttttacctctaggtttacctcttatttatagatttgcgtatgcttgctggccaagcatccgtgtt carries:
- the LOC131320202 gene encoding GTP-binding nuclear protein Ran-B1-like, coding for MALPNQQTVDYPSFKLVIVGDGGTGKTTFVKRHLTGEFEKKYEPTIGVEVHPLDFFTNCGKIRFYCWDTAGEGKFGGLRDGY